The Pseudomonas sp. R4-35-07 nucleotide sequence TTCTTCATTTGCTGCAGCTGGTCGCGGAAGTCTTCGAGATCGAAGCCCTTGCCCTTCTTCAGCTTTTTGGCCAGTTTGTCGGCCTTGTCTTTATCGAGCGTGGCTTCGGCCTGCTCGATCAGGCTGAGCACGTCGCCCATGCCGAGGATACGCGAGGCGATACGCTCCGGGTGGAACGGTTCGAGCGCTTCGCTCTTCTCGCCCATACCGATGAACTTGATCGGCTTGCCGGTAATGGCGCGTACCGACAGCGCGGCACCGCCACGGGCGTCGCCGTCGACCTTGGTCAGGATCACGCCGGTCAGCGGCAGTGCGTCACCGAAGGCCTTGGCGGTGTTGGCGGCATCCTGGCCGGTCATGGCGTCGACCACGAACAGCGTCTCGACCGGGTTGATCGCGGCATGCAGCGCCTTGATCTCGCCCATCATCTCTTCATCGATGTGCAGGCGACCGGCGGTATCGACGATGACCACGTCGATGAATTTCAGCTTGGCTTCTTTAATAGCCGCAGTGGCGATATCAACCGGCTTCTGGCTCAGGTCCGACGGGAAGAAGGTCACGCCCACTTCGCCCGCGAGCATTTCCAGCTGCTTGATCGCGGCCGGACGGTAGACGTCGGCCGATACCACCATCACCGACTTCTTCTTGCGCTCTTTAAGGAAGCGCGCCAGCTTGCCGGCGGTGGTGGTCTTACCCGCGCCTTGCAGGCCGGCCATCAGCACGACGGCCGGTGGCACGGCGCTGAGGTTCAAATCTTCGTTGGCCGCGCCCATCAGGCTTTCGAGTTCGGCCTGGACGATCTTCACGAACGCCTGGCCCGGGGTCAGGCTGCGCGACACTTCAGTGCCGACCGCACGCTCCTTGACCGAGTTGACGAAGTCCTTCACCACCGGCAAGGCCACGTCGGCCTCCAGCAACGCCATGCGCACTTCACGCAGGGTGTCTTTAATATTGTCCTCGGTCAGCTTGGCCTTGCCGGTTACGTGGCGCAGCGTCTGCGAGAGACGGTCAGTCAAGTTTTCAAACATGCGCGATCCTTTCAGGCCCTATTCATCGAAATGCATTGGTAGACCGAGGTAATGGCGGCCCAGGCTGTGGTAAATCGCTATTAAAAACAGCGCTCGGCGAGCCTGCGGCGTGGGCAGGTCGCGGATTATAGCGAAGACTGCGTCCATGCACACCCGCTGTCTGGCCCGGGAGTCTTTCGTGCAGCGCAGGTGTGTGCCAAACTCAGCGCCTTTCGGGCTTGCCTATCAGGATTTATGCTCCCCTTGTCACCCAGTTTGCTACCCAGCCTCGCCGCCGCCATCGTGTATGCCGCTGCGACTCTCTATCAGGGCTCTCGTCTGGCCCAAGGCACCAAAGCGGACAAACGTCTGCTGGTCGGCCTTGGCGTGCTGGCCCTGCTGGCCCATGCGGCCAGTCTGTTTACCCACCTGCTGACCCCGGTCGGCCTGGGCCTGGATTTTTTCAGCGCCGCCAGCCTGATCGCCGCCGCCGTGATCGCACTGACGCTGCTGGCGTGCTACCGGATTCCGGTCGAAAACCTGCTCGTTCTTTTATTCCCGCTGGGCATGCTCACGGTGCTGCTGGCGCAGTTCGCGCCCACCGGCACCGTCCAGGTGATCGATGAAGAGCCGGGCATCCTCGCGCATATCCTGTTGTCGATCCTGGCCTACGGCATGTTCACCATCGCGGTGTTCCAGTCGCTGCTGGTGCTGTTGCAGGACCACCAGCTCAAGCACAAGCACCCGTCCGGGCTGATCAAGAACTTCCCGCCGCTGCAAACCATGGAAAGCCTGCTGTTCGGGTTTCTGTGGGCCGGCTGGACCTTGTTGTCGCTGTCGCTGATTTCCGGCTGGCTGTTCGTCGAAAACCTGTTCGCCCAGCATCTGGTGCACAAAACCTTGCTGGCCTGCCTGGCCTGGGTGGTGTTCAGCGTATTGCTGTGGGGCCGCAACCGCCTCGGCTGGCGCGGACACAAGGCCATCCGCTGGACCCTGGCCGGTTTCTGCCTGCTGATGCTGGCCTATTTCGGCAGCAAGCTGGTTCGCGAATACATCCTGCATATCTGACGGGCGGCGATCATGGACAACTTGCCCCTTGGGCCGATGCTCGCCGTAATTGCCCTGCTGATTTTATGGGCGGCACTGTTTACCGCCATCGAAGCCGCGCAACAACACCTGCTGGCCCTGCGCCCCGGCACACGCCAGGGCGACAAGGCCGCCGCGCGCCTGAGCTTCCCGCGCCACAGCCTGATCCTGTGCAACAGCCTGTGTCGTGCAGCCGTCGTGATTCTCTGCACGCTGCTGGCGATCTATGCCTGGGCCCAGAACGGGCCGTGGCTCGGCTGGTTGATCTCGTGCGCGTTGCTGCTGATCCTCGCCGACTACCTGCCCCGCGCCCTGGCTACCCGTTATCCACAGGCCATACTGGGCTTCGGTAACGCCCTGCTGGGCGTGCCGCTGAAAATCCTCTATCCCGCTGCCTGGCTGCTCAATGGCATCAGCCTGCTGTTGCTGCGCCCGTTCGCGCGCAAGCCGGGCATAGTGAAAAAGAGCGACGAACCTTCGTCCGACCACGACGACGAGCCGCAGCACGACGCCGACCAAGAGCGCATGCCCAGCATGCCGGGCATCCATGCCCTGGACAACATCACCGTTAACGACATCCTGGTGCCACGCAGCGAAGTGGACGGAATCAACCTGGATGACCCGATCGAAGACATCATCGAGCAACTGCGCACCTCCCAGCGCACGCGGCTGCCGGTGTTCCACAGCGATATCAACCAGGTCGAAGCGGTGCTCAACACCCGGCAGGTCCAGCATCTGCTGCCCGATGCCAGCCTGACCAAGGCAGCGCTGCTCGCCGCCTGTCACGAACCCTACTTCGTGCCGGAGAGCACGCCTCTGCAGCTGCAACTGCTGAATTTCCATAAGCAGCAGCGGCGCCTGGGCATGGTGGTGGACGAGTACGGCGAAGTGCTGGGCATCGTGACCCTGGAAGATATCCTCGAAGAAATCGTCGGCGAATTCGAAAGCGACCAGGCTGTGGATAACCCCCATGTCGAAGCCCAACCCGATGGCCGCTACATCATCGACGGCGCTGCCTCGATCCGCGAACTGAACAAAAGCCTGGGTTGGCACCTGCCCAGCGACGGCCCCAAGACCCTTAACGGCCTGGTGACCGAAGCGCTGGAGACCATTCCGGACTGCGCGGTGTGCCTGAAAATAGGCCGCTACCGCCTGGAAATCCTCGAAACCGAGGATAACCGGGTGAGCAAGGTGCTGATCTGGCATACCAGCCACGTGCCCGTCGCCGCATAACCTCCTGACACACAAGAACTCAATGTGGGAGGGGGCTTGCCCCCGATGGCGGTGTATCAGTCTGCTCATCTATAACTGATCTACCGCAATCGGGGGCAAGCCCCCTCCCACATTTTGATTTGCGGCGCTCCAGCTACTTGTTGTATTTCCAAACCCCTTCCTATAATCCCTGCGGCTTACCCAAGCCCCCGCCCGACCGCGTGCTACCCGCACTCAGCGCGTCCGGGCAGCGCTTTACCCTGTCCGAGCGGTGTTTGCTCCCATCCCGAGCCACCCCGCGTACAACCCTGATCCATGGGTGTTCGACCAATAATAATCCGCGTCCAAACGCGCAATGACCAATCCGGGATACTGCCATGAGCACCACGTATAACGAGGCCGCAACCGCCGCCCCGACCAACTCGACGGCCCGCGTGGCCACCGCGAGCATCGTCGGCACCGCCATTGAGTTCTACGACTTCTATATCTACGCCACGGCTGCGGCACTGGTCATCGGCCCGGTGTTCTTCCCGCAGACGTCCGGCACCGCGCAGATGCTCGCGTCGTTCCTGACATTCGGTATCGCGTTCATAGCGCGCCCACTGGGTTCGGCGCTGTTCGGTCACTTTGGCGACCGTATCGGCCGCAAGTCGACGTTGGTGGCCTCCCTGCTGCTGATGGGCGTGTGCACCACCCTGATCGGCTTGCTGCCGGGCTACGACAGCATTGGCGCCTGGGCACCGATTCTGTTGTGTGTATTGCGCTTCGGCCAAGGCCTGGGGCTGGGTGGCGAATGGGGCGGTGCGGCATTGCTGGCCACCGAGAACGCCCCCAAGGGCAAGCGCGCCTGGTTCGGCATGTTCCCGCAACTGGGCCCGTCGATCGGGTTTCTGGCGGCCAACGGCTTGTTCCTGATCCTGGCCATGAGCCTCAACGACGAGCAGTTCCGCAGCTGGGGCTGGCGCATTCCGTTCATCCTCAGCGCAGCGCTGGTGATGGTGGGCCTGTACGCGCGGCTCAAGCTGCACGAGACGCCGGTGTTCGCCAATGCCGTGGCCAAGGAAAAACCGGTGAAAGTGCCGCTGGTGGAACTGTTCAGCCAGCATTGGCTGCCGGTGCTGCTGGGCGCTGCGTCGATGGTGGTGTGCTATGCGCTGTTCTATATCACCACGGCGTTTTCCCTGAGCTACGGGGTGTCGACCCTCGGCTACAGCCGTGAAACCTTCCTCGGCCTGTTGTGCTTCGCAGTGCTGTTCATGGGCCTGGCGACGCCGCTGGCAGCGCTGGCCAGCGACCGCTATGGGCGCAAGCCGGTGCTGATTGTCGGCGCGGTCCTGGCAATCCTGTCGGGCTTTACCATGGAGCCGCTGCTGACCCACGGCTCAACCTGGGCCGTGGCGCTGTTCCTGGCGCTGGAGCTGTTCCTGATGGGCGTGACTTTCGCGCCGATGGGCGCGCTGCTGCCGGAACTGTTCCCGACCCGGGTGCGTTATACCGGCGCGTCGGCGGCGTATAACCTGGGTGGGATCGTGGGGGCGTCGGCCGCACCGTTCTTCGCGACCAAGCTGGTGGCGATGGGCGGGCTGAGTTATGTCGGTGGGTATGTGTCGGCGGCAGCGTTGCTCAGTCTGATTGCGGTGCTGTGCCTGAAAGAGACGCGGGATAATGATTTGAATCGCGTCGCCTGATGATCGTTCCCACGCTCTGCGTGGGAATGCAGCCCAGGACGCTCTGCGTCCCAAAGCATGACGCAGAGCGTCACAAGAGGCATTCCCACGCGGAGCGTGGGAATGATCAAGCTGAGGTTACAGCTCTACAACTACAGCCTTGGAAGCCCGGGTCGCCTTGGCTCGAGCCGCTTCAATCGACTCATCCCGCGCCAACGCCACGCCCATGCGGCGCTGACCATTGACCTCAGGCTTGCCGAACAGACGCAACGCCGTATCCGGCTCGCTCAAGGCCGCGCCCAGGTTGGCGAACGCCGTCTGCGTCGACTGCCCTTCCACCAGGATCACCGCCGACGCCGAAGGCCCGAACTGACGGATCAACGGGATCGGCAGGCCCAGGATGGCGCGAGCGTGCAGCGCAAATTGCGACAGGTCCTGAGAAATCAGGGTCACAAGGCCGGTGTCATGTGGGCGCGGCGACACTTCGCTGAACCACACCTGATCACCCTTGATGAACAGCTCAACGCCAAACAAACCACGGCCACCCAGGGCTTCGGTCACCGCTTTGGCAACCCGCTCGGATTCAGCCAGGGCAATCGGGCTCATGGCTTGGGGCTGCCAGGATTCCTGGTAGTCGCCCTTCTCTTGCCGGTGGCCGACGGGCGCACAGAAAGTGGTGCCACCGATGTGGCGCACGGTCAGCAGGGTGATTTCGTAGTCGAAGTCGATAAAGCCTTCGATGATCACTCGGCCCTTGCCGGCCCGCCCGCCTTCCTGGGCGTAATCCCAGGCTTTCTGTACATCGTCCGCGCTGCGCAGCAGGCTCTGGCCCTTGCCCGAGGAACTCATCACCGGCTTGACCACGCAGGGAAAGCCCAGGTCTTGCACGGCCTTGCTGTAGTCCTCGAAGGTGTCGGCGAAGTGGTATGGCGAGGTCGGCAGGTCCAGCTCTTCGGCGGCCAGGCGACGGATGCCTTCGCGGTTCATGGTCAGCGATGTGGCACGCGCGGTCGGGATCACGGTGAAGCCTTCAGCTTCCAGCTCGACCAGGGTAGCGGTGGCGATGGCTTCGATTTCCGGCACGATAAAGTGCGGCTTCTCCGCCTCGATCACGGCGCGCAATGCGGCGCCATCGAGCATGTTGATCACATGGCTACGGTGCGCAACCTGCATGGCCGGCGCATTGGCGTAGCGATCCACGGCAATCACTTCAACGCCTAGGCGTTGCAGTTCGATTACCACTTCCTTGCCCAGCTCACCGCAGCCACACAGCAAAACGCGGGTCGCGGTTGGCGACAATGGAGTTCCGATTCGGGTCATCTCAGGTCCTCAGGGGAGCGGATCAGGGGGAGAAAGGCCGGCATTTTACATGAACTGCACACATTGGCCTCAGTTAGCGACGGCGCGCCGGCGGATGCGCCAGGCCATGATCAGCCACACCACGGTGACACCGGCGAATTTCGACACCAGCGCCGTGCCCGCCACGGCCGGCGTCAGCGCACCGATCAAGCCGAAGAAGATAAACGTATCGAGGGGAATGCTCAGCGCCGAACTTATCCACAGGCGGTCGTGCAGCGGGCGCCGGGTGATGCTGAACACCAGCCAGTCGATGCACTCGGACACCGCAAAAGCCGTGGCGCTGGCCAGGGCGATGGATGGGGCGGAGGTGATATACGACAGCACCAGCGCCGCCAGCATGGCGATGATCGCGCCGTGGCCGAAGCGGGTTTGCACCATGTCACGCAGGATAAACACCAGGCCGCCCCAGGCGGACCAGATGACGTCCAGGTGCGGCGCGGTGGAAAAGGCGAAGTTGATCAGCACGACGCTGCTGATGTAGGCGACCAGGAAGAGCATGGGGGATGGACCTGTGGATAAGATTTGGAAATGTGTTGTTTGGGAGGGCCTCATCGGGGGCAAGCCCCCTCCCACATTTTGATCTGTGAATACATTCAAGTGTGGGAGGGGACTTGCCCCCGATAGCAATCGATCAGCCGCCCGAGCGCTTGGGCGTCATCCACACCACACCACTCGCCACCGCCCGCTCATGGCACAACCCCAGCACCGCCCGGCGTTCGGCATTGTCCATGCGGCTCCACCGCGTAATCTCATCCACGTTGCGCTGGCAACCGATGCAAATATCGTCATCGTCCAGCGCACAAATGCTCACACAGGGCGAGGCAACAGGCCTTTCAACTGCACTCATTATTCCTGCTCGACCAGGTCACGCGCATACCGCTGCGCGTTATGCACATAGTGCGCGGCACTGGCTTCAAGCATGCGCTTCTGCGCCTCGGTCAGCTCACGCACCACCTTGCCCGGCGAGCCCATCACCAGCGAGCCATCGGGAATTTCCTTGCCTTCGCCGATCAATGAATTGGCGCCGATGATGCAGTGTTTGCCGATCTTCGCGCCGTTGAGGATCACCGCGTTGATGCCGATCAGGCTGTAGTCGCCTACCGTGCAGCCGTGCAGCATGGCGTTATGGCCGATGGTCACGCCGGTGCCGAGGGTCAGTGGGTAGCCCATGTCGGTGTGCATCACGCTGCCGTCCTGCACGTTGCTGTTCTTGCCGATCAGGATCAGTTCGTTGTCGCCACGCAATACCGCGTTGAACCACACGCTGGCGCCCTCCTCCAGCTTGACCTTGC carries:
- the ffh gene encoding signal recognition particle protein, with the protein product MFENLTDRLSQTLRHVTGKAKLTEDNIKDTLREVRMALLEADVALPVVKDFVNSVKERAVGTEVSRSLTPGQAFVKIVQAELESLMGAANEDLNLSAVPPAVVLMAGLQGAGKTTTAGKLARFLKERKKKSVMVVSADVYRPAAIKQLEMLAGEVGVTFFPSDLSQKPVDIATAAIKEAKLKFIDVVIVDTAGRLHIDEEMMGEIKALHAAINPVETLFVVDAMTGQDAANTAKAFGDALPLTGVILTKVDGDARGGAALSVRAITGKPIKFIGMGEKSEALEPFHPERIASRILGMGDVLSLIEQAEATLDKDKADKLAKKLKKGKGFDLEDFRDQLQQMKNMGGLGGLMDKLPNIGGVNLAQMGNAQGAAEKQFKQMEAIINSMTPAERRDPELISGSRKRRIAMGSGTQVQDIGRLIKQHKQMQKMMKKFSAKGGMAKMMRGMGGMLPGGGMPKM
- a CDS encoding inner membrane protein YpjD: MLPLSPSLLPSLAAAIVYAAATLYQGSRLAQGTKADKRLLVGLGVLALLAHAASLFTHLLTPVGLGLDFFSAASLIAAAVIALTLLACYRIPVENLLVLLFPLGMLTVLLAQFAPTGTVQVIDEEPGILAHILLSILAYGMFTIAVFQSLLVLLQDHQLKHKHPSGLIKNFPPLQTMESLLFGFLWAGWTLLSLSLISGWLFVENLFAQHLVHKTLLACLAWVVFSVLLWGRNRLGWRGHKAIRWTLAGFCLLMLAYFGSKLVREYILHI
- a CDS encoding transporter associated domain-containing protein, whose amino-acid sequence is MDNLPLGPMLAVIALLILWAALFTAIEAAQQHLLALRPGTRQGDKAAARLSFPRHSLILCNSLCRAAVVILCTLLAIYAWAQNGPWLGWLISCALLLILADYLPRALATRYPQAILGFGNALLGVPLKILYPAAWLLNGISLLLLRPFARKPGIVKKSDEPSSDHDDEPQHDADQERMPSMPGIHALDNITVNDILVPRSEVDGINLDDPIEDIIEQLRTSQRTRLPVFHSDINQVEAVLNTRQVQHLLPDASLTKAALLAACHEPYFVPESTPLQLQLLNFHKQQRRLGMVVDEYGEVLGIVTLEDILEEIVGEFESDQAVDNPHVEAQPDGRYIIDGAASIRELNKSLGWHLPSDGPKTLNGLVTEALETIPDCAVCLKIGRYRLEILETEDNRVSKVLIWHTSHVPVAA
- a CDS encoding MFS transporter — protein: MSTTYNEAATAAPTNSTARVATASIVGTAIEFYDFYIYATAAALVIGPVFFPQTSGTAQMLASFLTFGIAFIARPLGSALFGHFGDRIGRKSTLVASLLLMGVCTTLIGLLPGYDSIGAWAPILLCVLRFGQGLGLGGEWGGAALLATENAPKGKRAWFGMFPQLGPSIGFLAANGLFLILAMSLNDEQFRSWGWRIPFILSAALVMVGLYARLKLHETPVFANAVAKEKPVKVPLVELFSQHWLPVLLGAASMVVCYALFYITTAFSLSYGVSTLGYSRETFLGLLCFAVLFMGLATPLAALASDRYGRKPVLIVGAVLAILSGFTMEPLLTHGSTWAVALFLALELFLMGVTFAPMGALLPELFPTRVRYTGASAAYNLGGIVGASAAPFFATKLVAMGGLSYVGGYVSAAALLSLIAVLCLKETRDNDLNRVA
- the purT gene encoding formate-dependent phosphoribosylglycinamide formyltransferase gives rise to the protein MTRIGTPLSPTATRVLLCGCGELGKEVVIELQRLGVEVIAVDRYANAPAMQVAHRSHVINMLDGAALRAVIEAEKPHFIVPEIEAIATATLVELEAEGFTVIPTARATSLTMNREGIRRLAAEELDLPTSPYHFADTFEDYSKAVQDLGFPCVVKPVMSSSGKGQSLLRSADDVQKAWDYAQEGGRAGKGRVIIEGFIDFDYEITLLTVRHIGGTTFCAPVGHRQEKGDYQESWQPQAMSPIALAESERVAKAVTEALGGRGLFGVELFIKGDQVWFSEVSPRPHDTGLVTLISQDLSQFALHARAILGLPIPLIRQFGPSASAVILVEGQSTQTAFANLGAALSEPDTALRLFGKPEVNGQRRMGVALARDESIEAARAKATRASKAVVVEL
- a CDS encoding VUT family protein; translated protein: MLFLVAYISSVVLINFAFSTAPHLDVIWSAWGGLVFILRDMVQTRFGHGAIIAMLAALVLSYITSAPSIALASATAFAVSECIDWLVFSITRRPLHDRLWISSALSIPLDTFIFFGLIGALTPAVAGTALVSKFAGVTVVWLIMAWRIRRRAVAN
- a CDS encoding DUF1289 domain-containing protein gives rise to the protein MSAVERPVASPCVSICALDDDDICIGCQRNVDEITRWSRMDNAERRAVLGLCHERAVASGVVWMTPKRSGG
- a CDS encoding gamma carbonic anhydrase family protein, producing MKYRLGDACVEPHPQSWVAPNATLVGKVKLEEGASVWFNAVLRGDNELILIGKNSNVQDGSVMHTDMGYPLTLGTGVTIGHNAMLHGCTVGDYSLIGINAVILNGAKIGKHCIIGANSLIGEGKEIPDGSLVMGSPGKVVRELTEAQKRMLEASAAHYVHNAQRYARDLVEQE